ACGGCAGGATTCAATCGAGAGTTTCATCAGAGATCTCTCCCGCGCTTCTCTGGCGGGACTCCCGCTCTGTCGTCGCCTAGAGGTGCGGGGGGATGCTCTACACACTCACAAAAGCAACGTGCGATCCGGGTTCGCCTCCGCCAGGGTGACCCCAGAAAGGGGCTGAACCCGGTGGAGGGAAAGGTCCCCGGCGGTttttgggtgtgtgggggggggaaaggggcaggacaCGCAAGGGGTAGAACCGGATTTATTCCGAGATTagatggccgggggggggggaccttcCTGGCCCCGCTCCCCCGATGTAACGAAAAAAGGACACCTCGGTAGAGTAAGGTGCGCGGCTCGGGAGCAGGGGGATGAGGTTTAgaaaagggatggaggagggaggatctCCCGGATCCCGCCCAGTCCTCTGCCCCAACTCGGACCCGGCGAGGCCCCACTGGCCGGGCCGACCCCTCGGGGCGAGACCCTCGAGGGACGGGGTGGGCAGGCGGGGGAAGAcccgagggggaagggagagggaaagaaggaaatggggagagctggCGGGGAGCTGGGATGGGAGGGCAGCCCGTTAGGAATTAGGAGGGGCTggtttccctgccccccagcgtCCACGAGGGCCAACCTGAAACTCGGTCCCGTTCCTTCCCAGGTCGACCCCGAGGACACCCAGTTCCCGCGGAGTATTTAGGAGTGACGCCTTTTTATCCAAGAGAAGCAAAGCTCCTACGCTCCTGGAAATCGGGACCGGCTCTGGCTAGGCCGCGGATTTAAAGACCCAAAATGAGACATTTGTTTAGAGTTGGAGCTGCCGGGGAGGCGATGACGAAATACTGCGTCACAcagactcccccccgccccccgttccAATGTGACGTCGGTGGGCCCCCCTGGATCGGGGAGGAATGGGGCCCGCTGGCTCCCGGGAGGCGCATCCCTAGGTCGGCGGAAAAGGGGTGTGTTGGGTGAGATGGCTGTCCTTCTGGGTTTTCCAAACCTAGAGGATTTCGGGCACCTCTGCCTCCCCGCGCCCTCGTGTCCCTCCAGTCCGGTTTCGCGTGGGCGCGGGCGGGACTGTCCCCCGGTCCTTCCCCGCCCATCCCGAGACCTCAGCATCTCTGGATCTTCCTGGGGCCCAGGTcgcttctccttccccatccgtGGGCGCCACCGAGCTGGGGAGCGCTTTGGGATCCTCTCCAGGGCAATTTCCTCTAGGCCCACCCGGGGCCAGGGTGGGCTAGTCAGCGGTCCTGGCCTTGGGCCCGTGCCTGGGGGCCCTGCTTCGGAAGCCGTCTGAGCGGAGAGGAAGGTCCTTTCCctcccggtccccgccccggAGAACGCTGACCGCCACCATCCTCCGTCCGAGGCCCGCCGGGGGAGGcccgggaaggcggggggggggggggacggtccgGAGAgccgaaggaaggaagggagcccCTCTCCCGGCTCCGGACCGATGCCCCTAAGGGTCCCAGGGGACGTCCGGCTCCGGCCCGGTTGCCCCGGTCCCAGGCGTCCCCGCCACCGCCTCCACCGGGACTCAGCCTGGCTGACCGCGGCCCGAGCTGGGCCGGGGAGAGGTGATCCGATccttccccggccctgccccttgaccCCGCGCTCCCCGGGGTGGCCCACATTTGCCCAGGGTGGCCGGCCCTCGCCCCCGGCCGTCGACACCCGGACTCCGGCGCcgccggggagagggggccggtCCTCGTCCCCTTCGGGAAGGGCGACAAGAAGGGGCCACCggtggcctctccccctccccaaatactGGTCGAGGTCGTCCGTCCTCGGAGCTCCAAGGGTCGTCTCCGGATTTTCCCATTCCCCCACTCTTGCCCGAGCCCTCCCGGCTTGACCCCAACCCCCTAGGGGGGTGGTCCCGACCACCGGGCCCGGTGGACTGCCCTTGTCcgcggccgccgcctcctccgaggAACCCGGGAGGGCCGAGCCGGGCGCGCACTGACCTGGGCGCGGATCCTCGCGGAGCCGGGGctcggcggcggcccgggccgcTCTGATTCGGGCTCCAGGCGCCGGAGGCTGCAAGGTAAAACAACGACAAAAACCACCTGACAGATAATGATAACGATCACAAATAATGAGGCCGACGATGAGGATGGTGCTCTTTCTttagcgctcactaggcgccaggccctggcctaagcgctgggctggatgcaagcgAATCCCCTGCAGGACGGACCGGCCGGAGGACCCGGGGCGACCGATCCCCACCGAAACCCAACGGAATGCGATGAAATGCAGTGCGGTGAAGTTAAATGAAATAACCCAATTttattcaataaaaataaataaataaaattaaataagatCACCGAACCCGCGCGGCCAGCAGTCCCGGCCCggtccgccgcccccctccccggccccggggaaggAGAGGCGGGCGCCGGTTCCTAAAGAAAACTTTTATTTACAGGTTTGGGCAAAAGTACAAAGTATGATACAggcgcccggccccgggaggggggggcggggggggcggtgaaACATAAGGCGCTTtgtcgggcccggggcgggggcggcccggatTGTGCTGCTGCGCGGAGCCCCGGCTGGTCCCCGGGCCGGACAGGCGGGCAGGGTGGACTCGGggcctccccggctcccggggcggcggcggaggcggcgacCCGAGCCCCGAGGCCCGAGGCCCAAGGCCCGAGGCCCAAGGCCCAAGGCCCaaggcccggcccggctcggggAGCTCCCGGCCCTGGTCCCGGCCGGGGCAGGAGCGCGCTCGGGGGGGGTCCGGCTCAGACCAGCGAGGTGACCGCCGGCACcttggctccctcctcctcccaaggcTGCAGGTTCTGCAGCGCGAAGAGCGAGGAGTTGTGCAGACACAGAGGGTCCGGCTGGATGGAGTCGTTGAGGCTCTTCTGGAAGGCGTCGTGCTGGAGCTGCAGCATCAGCCTGCTCGCCTGCTGCCGCTCGgcctcccgctcctccgccgtctgTCGCCTGCACCGAGCACGACACGGGGGTCGGGGGACGGGACGGAGGGGAGGTCAGGGGGGAGCCAAGGAGACGCAGTCCCCGGACCTCCGGACCTCCCCCTGCCCGTCCTCGCCCGGCgcggaggagagagggcaggggaaccGCAACTTCTCCCCCGCTGCGGACCCCGCCCCGGGATTTTGCCAGCTCCATCCGGTGCCGGGGGTTTTCCGGGTCGAACCCGGAGCCCAGCCGTCCCCGGCGCCGAGGCCGGAGAGCGGGTCCGGTCCCCGAGAAGGGGCGCGGCGGCCCGCTCGGAGCGCTGGGGACGTGGGGGGCCCCGGGAACGAAACGGGCGAAGGGTCCGCCGCCGGGAGGCCtccggcccggcggggggggggtcttcatccccgccccctcccgcaaaTACAACCACCCGGACCGGGCTCGGGGGCCTGGGTGTCGGGGGCTCCGGGGCGCGGTGTGGGTTCATTTGTTTTCGATCGTTTTCCCCTGTCGGCACCGCGGCGCTGGGGTCGTTATTGTTATTCAACGACGACAAGGATTTCACTTTAGCAACAATAACAACGACCATAACGGGATGTGGTCCTGCCCACCGAGAGcgatttctccttcctcctgctctccgcCGGCCCACGGGCCCGGCTCTTGCTCCCACCCCCTGGGCCTGGCTCTTGCTCCGAGCCCCTGGGCCCGGCTCTTTCTCCCAGCCCCTGGGCCCGGCTCTTGCTCCCACCCCCTGGGCCCGGCTCTTGCTCCGAGGCCCTGGGCCCggctctttctcccaccccctgggcCCGGCTCTTGCTCCCACCCTTTGGGCCCGGATCTTGCTCCCACCCTTTGGGCCCGGCTCTTGCTCCCACCCCTtgggcctgacttgctcccacccTTTGGGCCCggctctttctcccaccccctgggcccggctctttctcccaccccctgggcccggctctttctcccaccccctgggcccggctctttctcccaccccctgggcCCGGCTCTTGCTCCTACCCTTTGGGCCTGGCTCTTGCTCCCACCCCCAGGGCCTGGCTCCTGCTCCCACCCCCTGGGCCAAACCCCCTCGTCCCGCAACGCAATGCGTCCGGGCCTGGTCCCATCACCGTTGGCGGGCGGATCCCGCCGAACCCGGACGGCGAGgacagggcgggggagaggaacgGGAGCGGGGCGGCCTACCGGGACAGGACCGGACCCGAGACAGAGGgacggggaaggaggcagagcgaCGGCGTTGGAAGAAGCGCCGAGAGCCGTTGCTGGGGAGGGGAAACTTGCGATGGCGGGGGATGGCGAGGGgaccggggcgggaggggatggGACTGGGGGCGGGAACCGGAGCAAGAGCCGGGGAGgtcggggaagggggatggatagCCGGGGGTGGCGGGCGGGGCGCGGTGCCCGGGGCCGGACAGGACCGGACGGGGCCTGGCTCACCTCCACTTGGTCCTCCGGTTCTGGAACCAGGTCTTGACCTGAGCGTCGGTCATCTTGAGGGATTTGGCGAGCGCCGCCCTCTCGGCCGAGGCCAAATATTTCTGGCGATGGAAGCGCTTCTCCAGCTCGCAGATCTGCACCCGAGAGAAGGACGTGCGCGGCTTCTTGCGCTTCGGCGGGGTCCGGTTCTGGTAGGGGTGACCGATCCGCCGGGTCACAGTGAAGGGCGTGAGGGCGGCCGCCGCTGCGGAGACACACgagcacacgcacacacccccgGGCCGGTCACAGGGAGCACCGGGACGCGCCCGAGGCCGGGGCAGGGCGGGCAAGGggtggccctcgcctcctccCGGGGTCCCCAACCCAGTCGGACCGAGGACTCCCGTCCCGGAGCCCCCCGCGTCTCTATTTCGTTGACTTTCGTTGGCCCGAAGCGCCGGGCGGCCGGTCCCCTCTCTACCCCGCGCCCTCGGTGCCCTCGGTGCCCTCGGTGCCCTCGGTGCCCTCGGTGCCCTCGGCCCGGAGCCTCGGACCgaccgagcgagcgggggagagggggtcgtTCCCCGGGCCCGACCggcgacggggaggaggaggaggaggacgaggaggagagggaggaggagaaggacgcgggggagaggatggagagggccGAAGCGATCCAGGCCTCACCTGTGAACCTGTCCTTGACGAAGCGCCGGCTGCTCTCCATCCAGGGGAAGTTGAGTCCGCCCAGGCTGGGCACGGCGGGCACGGCGGGCATGGCGGGCAGcgcgctgggcagcggcggcggcacggCCCCGGGCAGCGGCCTGTGGGCCGGCACCCGGATGACCCCGGCGGGGGCCAGGCTCAGGTTGACACTGTAAGATCCCGACTCGTCGAAGGGCGCCCCGAGCCCGGCGAAGGAGGCGGGGAGCGAAGGGTAggcggcggccggccggcccgcggGGGCCCCCAGGTAGCCGGCGCcgtcggggccccggggggcgggcggggcgggcgcgcTGTCCTGGTCCGGGCTGTTGAGGATCTGGTCGATGCCGAAGCTGATGGGCTCGTGGGGGTGCGGGGTCTGCGCGCTGGCCGGAGGCTCCATCCTGCGCggccgggagggcggccgggcggccgggcgggagggagggagggagggcgggcggccgggctgggctgggccgggccgggccgggccgggccgggccgggccgggccgggccgggccgggccgggcggggaggcgaCTGGGTCCCCGTTAGGGCGCAGCCATGAAGGGCCCGCCGCCTCTCCTCGCACTGAAACTTTGCCAAGAGTGCGCCGGCCCGACAGGCTCTGTGTCATCTTTCTTCAACCCAACGCGGACTTGCCGCGGCTAATTTCTCTCCCGCCGCTGCCATTGGCTGCGAGCAACaagcctctctcccctcattGGCCGCCGCCTCGCCAGCGCGCCCTAATTCATGGAAATGGGAGCTCGGGGACTGTTCCAAGGTGACATCATTTTAACAGACGAACAATAGGTCAAATTTATTAGCCGGGGATAATGGGCGGCCGATCCCGGCGCCCGACCCGCCGCCTCCGAGACCCGAAATCTAACGGAGCCGCGCAATTGGGACCCTTTCACCCGCTCGCtcctccgccggcccccggccctctcccaggCGGGGCGGCTCAGTGAGTCGAGGGCTCGTCCTCTTTGGCTTTTCATCTCACTTTATTTCGTTtcgttttcttttcctctccccacccctcctctgcgCGGGACAATCTGCGGCCTTGAGGGGCGGACACGCCGGGCGCGACAAACGAAAATCCGGAGGCGCAAGGCAGCCGACCCCCCCCGGAGCCGTCCGCACCCCCGGGGCCCGAAGGACGGACGAAAGGACCGACCGGCGGGGGAAGAGGCGGGCCCGGGACAGAAATTTCGATTTAAGTCGGAAAACGCCAAACTCCTCcggcctcttcccccacctccaacccccaacccctccctccctccttcccgcggACCCCGATctccgacccctccccgccccccagatgGTCTTCTCCGTTTTATCAGCCGCCCCGTGTCCCCTGGAGAGGAATCGCGGAGGGCGGAGAGAGAAACCGACGGAAACGGAGACGGCAGAGCCCAACACAGAAACGCAGAGCGAAGAACCCCGGACCCGCGTCGGATGAATCGGCTCCAAAGTTTCGGCCTCGGTTGGCGCAGTGAGTTTGGAGACGCTCCCTGGCTCCCGAGCGGGCCCGAAGGCGCAAACTGTTCAATCCGGTCCTGcgcttttaataacaataataataatgatgatggtggtattctttaagctcttactatgtgccgagcgctgttctaagcgctggggggagatacacaaggcgatcaggttgtcccacgtggggctcacggttttaatcccattttaccgatgaggtgactgaggcccagagaagtgacttgcccgaagtctcactgctggcaagcggcggagcctggattagaacccacgacttctgactcccaaacccgggggggggggggagggaaaggggctttcagctgagccacactgcttttacttAGTTCCCCCGTATAGAGAAGCCGGATGAGACCGGGGAGGAGAATCGTCCTAACGGGGCCTAACGGGGTTTGATCGGCCTGCGGCGGTGGGGAAGGCCCggtctggggagggggacggaggaaccctccctccccgtcgtcccccctcccccaaataatctggggacgggggggggggctcagaggAAGGGGCTTCTTTGGGTccccgaggggccgggggaggggtaaGGGAGAGAAACGAAATCCCGAGTGGACGTGGGGAAAGGGCCTGGAGACTCCGGCGGGGTGGGGGCATTCGGGGTCCGGATCCCTCGGGGAGGGGGTTTGGGTGCGTGAGATTAGAGTTGCGGGCCGAGAGGTTTGTGTGTCACCGAGTGGGTGGGCTGGAGAGTGTCGTCCCCCTCTCCGTCTccatttctccatctccccctgcctctgtccctggGATGTCTCCCCGTCCCACCTTCACCGACCTTCCCCctcgggtggggaagggggaggccccgCGCCCTTtgacccgtcactgggcagggatggtctctatccgcgGCCGAatcgtccatcccaagcgcttactacagtgccccgcacctagtaagcgctcaataaataccactgaatgaatgaccccattTAGGATGCTGCGATGCGCCGGCGGTGGCGACCCCGACCCGTGGGCGTCCCAGaggggggccgaggagggggccggggtcgggaggCCATCGGAGAGTGCCGGGCCCCGGGGTCCgaaggggagggacggagggggacGGGACCGGCCACAGTGGCGACGGCGGAGGGCGGAGCGTCCCTGACCGGgcccggtggggggcggggggcgggtgcgGGGCGGGACGCGGGGCGGGACGCGCCGCTTTGTTAGAGGAAATTGCAgcttcatctgcataatgggccGGGCGCCCGGGGCCATCACTTTATTGCGGCGGCGGCTCTGGGGCTATCAATcctgggagggagcgaggggggaaggggggaggaaggctGAGTAATGGCTATCCCCCacccctgcaccccccccccccatcccacccccggccaccccccggcctggaaggaagagaaagacccGCCCGACGAATGgggggaaggagccagggaagCCGCCcatctcattcccctctccctcccgacatctctcctccccccttctaagacacaataataataatgatagtggtatttgtaaagcgcttactatgtgccagtaatagtaatgataatgttggtaattgttaagcgcttactatgtgccgagcactgttctaagcgctgggggagctaccggataatccggttgtcccccgtgaggctcacactcttaatccccattttgcagatgagggaactgaggcaccgagaagttaagtgacttgcccaaagtcacacagctgacaggtggcggagccgggattagaaaccatgacctccgactccaaaacccgggctctttccactgagccacgctgcttctcaagcgttgttctaagcgctggggtagatacaaggtcatcaggttgtcccacgtggggctcacagtcttaatcccctttttacagacgagggtaactgaggcacagagaagttaagtgacttgcccaaggtcacagagctgacaagtggcggagtcgggatcagaacccatgacctcagactcccaggcctgtggtctttccactaagccacgctgcttctcatccaccctcttattcattcttcattcgttcagtcagtcaagcgtatttattgagcgctgactgcgtgcggagcactgtacgaagcgcttggaaagtacagcacggcaatagagactgggagcccgttgttaggtagggattctctctatttgttgctgagttgtactttccaagcgcttagtactgtgctctgcacactgtaagcactaaaaaaatacgattgaatgaatgaatgaagagagacaatccccgcccgcagcgCTGTTACAGtccggaggaggggagacagacatcaaatcaagtaaacaggaattagtataaattaaatagaattatagatatatacatatatacatacgtgctgtgcgGCGGGGAGAGGGCGAGAGGAGCGCagggagggagtaaagggagaaaagggtaaataaatagaattacagatatatgcataagtgccgttggggcggggaggcgggaaagagcaaagggagcaagtaaagggagcaaaggaaggagacatctctccttccccttctagacaTCGACCCTcatatggtggggagggggagagaggaaaagcgcTCTGGTGCTTGAGGGcaggagcccccgccccccaatgttcattcagtagaatttattgagcgctatgtgtagagcactgtactaagcgccctctGGTCCCTTCAGAGCACGTGCtcggcccccacccctctcctgccGATCGGGTAGACGGCCAGACCAAGCCAAGGACCAGAAGGACCAGAAGTGAGTGATTGTCCTTGTGGATCAACATGGATAGCTTCAAAACAGAGCAGACACACAGTCGGTTCTGGATGGTTTCATTATTCACGTGCCTAGAGGCAAGGGGCCGCACCTGCTGATTTCCTGAGGTCCCCTCCAGCCCTGGGCTTTCAAACAATGTTGCCTCAGCTACACCTGCCGAATCAAGATAGGAAACTTCTCCTGCTCTTCATCATGAATTGgtgctccccatcctcttccctcctctgtctggccttcctctcttccagggGGAAGAGCTCTGAGAGTCTTTTTGCCCCAGGGTACTCTTTCCCTGGGCTTGGTACCAGGATCTCCcgacattaagcgttcaataaatgctgttaataCTACTACTGATACTAAGGAGGGAGTTTTGTCCTGCCCTGGGCACTGGAAACCCTAGATCAAGATTTTAACAAGGATAATCCCCCTGTGTGTGGCCTTGCAGCTGAACGAGGATGGAGGAAGATATCTAATACCCTCCAGCAAGTTGTCACCTAGAGGATCCAGACTGCGTTGGGTGGGGAAGAAGTTTAAAAAGTGAAAATATTTGCTGCTTCGGTAGCTCTGTCCCCTGAAGTGAGTCTGACTGGTGTTGGTTTTGGGTGGTTTAAAGGAGGCaggctggaaagagcatgagcctggaagtcttAAGACATGGGTTCTTCTCtcctagtcccagctcggccagtggcctgctgggtgactttgggtaagttgcttagCCTCTCAACGTATCAGTATCCTGCACACAAGTAGCATTCCCCACCTATCCCTCGGCCTGGGACCATGAAATATGTGCTTTGGTTTGCTTGGAGGCACCAAACACTAATGGGAGTGTCAGACTTCAGgagactctgctgcttgtcgggGAGGCTtggacccagaaaaaaaaaacaaaaccttcaaATTGGGGATCCTAGGCCATTGCCCATTAAGTCTAGCCTTAAAAGCAGCTCTAGTGATGAAATGGGAGAAATCAAGCTTGGGTGGGGTGGTgctggtggggtgtgtgtgtgtgcaagggaGGGGGTCGTTCTGCTTTGCCAGCTTTGGTCAGGGAGGATTCCGGGAGGCGAAGTTCCTGTCCAGTCTTGATTAGAGCTAAATGCCAGCTGCCACAGAGTGCAGCAATCCTCTAGCTGGGTAGAGCAGGAATGAATATCTTGGTCTGGGTGAATAGCTAGTCCATTCAAGACAGAGAGTTGTCGGTTTTCCTACCTTTCTTCCATCCtgacttccttctctccctccttccctccctcccaccctttctttcttttttcttcctttctctctttcttcctttctttattcTCTGTTttcttgttatatcgtactccccaaccacttaggatagtgctctgcacacagtaaactctcgacaaatacaattgattgattgatttccttcttTCATCCCTGTGGTTCGTCCAGTAGAAAGATCACTGCtttgggaattaggagacctgagttccagtctCTATTCTGCCCGCAGGGCTATACcatcaggggtaataataataaaattaatattaataatgataatcacaataCCCGTTacacgcttagtatgtgccagatttattgtattacactctggggcagatataagataatcaaatcggacacggaccctgtcccatatggggctcacagtagaagtaggagggaaatcagggATAATGATTTTTGACCAGGGAATCACTTCAGGTGTTCGAAGAGGTGAACGGGCCCGGCAAGAATTCTGAAAAAGGGCTGGTTAATTTGCGGGGGTGTGTGGTGAAGCCACCGGGGCAACCCGCCTGCCCGGTTATGATTCTGTGGCCCAGTATCGGCACTCTTTTAGGGTTAAAATAAATGCGTTGTGCATATAAAATATAAAGTTTTGCCTGCAGCTTTCAGTGTGCTGTacccctgttctcttcccttcCATTGCTCACTCCCTTGTGGGAACaggactggcagggatgagagggtgTGAGTCGTGCTACATAAACTACTAGAGAAAATCTATTTCCCCTTgcggattctaataataataactgcagtatttcttaggcacttacaaCGTACCTAGCACTAtactagatagaagataatcaatttggacacagtccctgtcccacacagggtttacagtctaagaagggggagggagtaggcactgaatccatattttacaggggaggaaactgaggtacggagaaataGGTGCAGGGTGAATGACCGTCCCGGGTGCCCGGCTGCTGTTTATCAGACCGTTGCTGTTCCAATTGCTGCtgttctcggtcctgaagtctcaagaTTGAGGCTCTTCCGTCGTTGTCAATAGGAGACTCCCTCATCATCATTAGGGATGGAAATTACCCTCGAAAAGCTGATCTGGTGGCTTTTCTTCCTTGAGAGCCAAAAAGTTCTTCCCTGTCTAACTGAACTCTCTCCTACTGTCTGGGGAATTTGAGCAAATTCTCGTTTGCTCCTTTCTTTATTAAAACTCTTCATATCCattattcttttctcttctttctgtaaACTAtgttgtgtttgtctcccccagctagattgcaagctctttaaaGGGAGAGAGTCTGCCTTCTAACtaatgtattctccccagtgcttagttcagtgctctgcacaacacagacatttaataaatgcaattgattgattgactgaaggcagTTATCGTCACCCCTTGACTTTCTCTTCTCTAGGCTTAATATCTTTATTTAACCTTTTCTCACCGGACCTATTTTCTAAGCCCCTAATAACGTCTCTTGATCTTCTCTGGACCCTCTTAAGATTCTCCACATCCTTTTTACAGTGTGGTGACCAAAGTCGTCCAGTGACCCGAGAATAAGGATGGCTTCCCAGCCCTTCCCTACGGTGCTTATGCTGATGTAGCTTAGAGCCATGCTGATTTTTTAAGAAACAGAACTGTATCTGCTGACTCATATTCAAATTCTGGGGAGCTCTGAGATCTGGATCGTTTTCTGCTGAACACCTGTCTCTGCGTCTTACTCCATCCCGATTTTGGACTGTTTgttttcaatcaagcaatcaatcaatcaatccaatttattgaatgcttactgtgggcacagtgctgtacaaagtgcttcTTGTCTTGTCTGATGCCGTAGAGTCATCTAcgatccatagcgatgccatggacacatctcttccagaatgccccacttccttctgcaattgtttcgtagtgtatccatagagttttcttgctaaaaatacagaagtggtttactccttctgtgcagtaaaactgagtctccgtccttgactctctcccatgctgctgctgtccggcATAGGTGAGTTTGTAGCAGGCTGGTGTCCACTTgcgagccactgcccaagctaagaacgaaatggatatgcctctgcttgactccccctcccacagtcaagactggtagagtactggactctccaggtgcgaccctgagaggggccaacgtgcttgagagggtataatataagagagtgattagatctgttccctgcccacaatgttcaTCTACAAGTTTACTACCTTACTCTTTCTTAGTGAATTTAACCCTGTTTTGGAAgaggtatttttgtttgtttgtgctCTTTATCCCTTCCATCCAGTTAGGGGCACTTGTGGACTTGACAGACAGAGGGCACAGGCTGAGagcatggaaaggaaagggaagggaaagcccTTGGCCTGGCAGCTGTCAACCCAAGGGCGAGACAAGGCTGAGGAGGGTAAGAGTGGGGCCAGGTTGGGTGTATCCCCGGCTCCCGCTGCTCAGCTTTGGCCTATGTGAGATTTGTACTTTTGTTTCATTGTTAACATTCAATGGAAAGGGGCAACTTAGGGAGGCAAGATGGCCTATTTGCCAGagtctggggctgggggtcaggaaacctgggttccagtcctggcttagccacttgcctgctgtgtgactttgggcaagtcactgaacttctccgtgccttggtttccttacctttaaaa
This genomic stretch from Ornithorhynchus anatinus isolate Pmale09 chromosome X1, mOrnAna1.pri.v4, whole genome shotgun sequence harbors:
- the TLX3 gene encoding T-cell leukemia homeobox protein 3 encodes the protein MEPPASAQTPHPHEPISFGIDQILNSPDQDSAPAPPAPRGPDGAGYLGAPAGRPAAAYPSLPASFAGLGAPFDESGSYSVNLSLAPAGVIRVPAHRPLPGAVPPPLPSALPAMPAVPAVPSLGGLNFPWMESSRRFVKDRFTAAAALTPFTVTRRIGHPYQNRTPPKRKKPRTSFSRVQICELEKRFHRQKYLASAERAALAKSLKMTDAQVKTWFQNRRTKWRRQTAEEREAERQQASRLMLQLQHDAFQKSLNDSIQPDPLCLHNSSLFALQNLQPWEEEGAKVPAVTSLV